In Streptomyces sp. NBC_01707, a genomic segment contains:
- a CDS encoding fatty acid desaturase — MNTTPDVIDDARTPAADGPVPPSATLGGDNKRSIEQIALLLFIVVPFVALVAAVPLAWGRGVSWLDLGLLVAMYFTGVHGITIGFHRYFTHGSFKAKRPLRIALAVAGSLAVEGPLVRWVADHRKHHRFSDAEGDPHSPWRFGETLPALMKGLWWAHIGWMFDEEQTPQHKYAPDLVKDPALRGISRHFLTFTIVSLAIPPLVGGLVTMSWWGAATAFFWGSLVRVALLHHVTWSINSICHAVGKRPFKSRDRSGNVWWLAVLSCGESWHNLHHADPTSARHGVMKGQVDSSARLIRWFEKLGWAYDVRWPDASRIDSRRIDSRRESARADAA, encoded by the coding sequence ATGAACACCACCCCCGACGTGATCGACGACGCCCGGACACCGGCGGCCGACGGTCCGGTTCCCCCCTCCGCCACGCTCGGCGGCGACAACAAGCGTTCGATCGAGCAGATCGCGCTGCTGCTCTTCATCGTGGTGCCGTTCGTGGCGCTGGTCGCGGCGGTTCCGCTGGCCTGGGGCCGCGGTGTGAGCTGGCTCGATCTGGGTCTGCTGGTCGCCATGTACTTCACCGGCGTCCATGGCATCACGATCGGTTTCCACCGCTACTTCACCCACGGTTCCTTCAAGGCGAAACGCCCGCTCCGGATCGCCCTGGCCGTCGCCGGGTCCCTCGCCGTGGAGGGCCCGCTGGTGCGCTGGGTGGCCGACCACCGCAAGCACCACCGCTTCTCCGACGCCGAGGGCGACCCGCATTCGCCGTGGCGGTTCGGCGAGACGCTGCCGGCCCTGATGAAGGGGCTGTGGTGGGCGCACATCGGCTGGATGTTCGACGAGGAGCAGACGCCGCAGCACAAGTACGCCCCGGACCTGGTCAAGGACCCGGCGCTGCGCGGGATCTCCCGCCACTTCCTCACGTTCACGATCGTCTCGCTGGCGATCCCGCCACTGGTCGGCGGTCTGGTGACGATGTCGTGGTGGGGTGCGGCGACGGCGTTCTTCTGGGGCTCTCTCGTACGGGTGGCTCTCCTGCACCACGTCACGTGGTCGATCAACTCCATCTGCCACGCGGTCGGCAAGCGTCCCTTCAAGTCCCGCGACCGGTCCGGCAATGTGTGGTGGCTGGCGGTCCTGTCCTGCGGCGAGTCCTGGCACAACCTGCACCACGCGGACCCGACGAGCGCCCGGCACGGGGTCATGAAGGGGCAGGTCGACTCCAGCGCCCGGCTGATCCGCTGGTTCGAGAAGCTCGGCTGGGCGTACGACGTGCGCTGGCCGGACGCGTCCCGGATCGACTCCCGGCGTATCGACTCCCGGCGCGAGTCCGCGCGCGCCGACGCGGCATGA
- a CDS encoding response regulator transcription factor, protein MVRIRVLVVDDHRIFAESLAAALAAEPDVDVAAAGSGPAALRCMERAAAEGRRYDVILVDAELGTLSPDGGRMASGPVPVPAPNSGESAPVDGLSLVAGVRSGQPSARTVVLAEKDDPRRAALALQAGASGWVAKDCSLQRLLAVIRGVLRDETHLPPALLTGVLRELTAARKHRTESERLVESLTPREREVLRCMVAGLGRKAVAERLFLSPHTVRTHMQNVLGKLGVHSTLAAVALARRAGVGPAELPGDVVERGGQLA, encoded by the coding sequence GTGGTTCGTATCCGGGTTCTGGTGGTGGACGACCACCGCATTTTCGCCGAGTCGCTCGCGGCGGCCCTCGCGGCCGAACCGGACGTCGACGTGGCGGCGGCGGGCAGTGGCCCCGCCGCGCTGCGATGTATGGAGCGGGCGGCCGCCGAAGGCCGTAGGTACGACGTGATACTCGTCGACGCCGAACTCGGCACCCTGTCGCCGGACGGTGGACGCATGGCCTCCGGCCCGGTCCCGGTCCCCGCACCGAACAGCGGCGAGAGCGCTCCGGTCGACGGACTCTCGCTGGTCGCCGGCGTCCGTTCGGGCCAGCCGTCCGCCCGTACGGTGGTGCTCGCCGAGAAGGACGACCCGCGCCGGGCCGCGCTCGCGCTGCAGGCCGGGGCGTCGGGCTGGGTCGCCAAGGACTGCTCGCTGCAACGGCTGCTCGCGGTCATCCGGGGCGTGCTCCGCGACGAGACGCATCTTCCTCCCGCGCTGCTCACCGGGGTGCTGCGGGAGCTGACGGCGGCGCGCAAGCACCGCACCGAGAGCGAGCGGCTGGTCGAGTCGCTGACCCCGCGCGAGCGCGAGGTGCTGCGCTGCATGGTCGCGGGGCTGGGCCGCAAGGCGGTGGCGGAACGGCTCTTCCTCTCACCGCACACGGTGCGTACGCATATGCAGAACGTGCTGGGGAAGCTGGGCGTGCACTCGACCCTGGCCGCCGTCGCACTGGCCCGCCGGGCGGGCGTCGGACCGGCCGAGCTACCCGGGGATGTTGTCGAACGGGGCGGTCAACTGGCGTAG
- a CDS encoding trans-aconitate 2-methyltransferase, which translates to MTTPTWDPQQYLRHADHRTRPFHDLLARIPELPAAPAPRIADLGCGAGNVTALLAERWPEARITGYDNSPQMLEQARAHATPFLDFAEADATTWTPAEPYDLIVSNALLQWVPGHADRFPAWLDAITPGGTFAFQVPGNFDQPTHVLMRELADSPRWRSRLTGILRHADAVLTPTGYLDAITAPGVTADVWETTYLHLLQGEDAALDWVKGTGLRPVLTALADDPQAKDAFLAEYRDALRTAYPKGPHGTVFPFRRIFAVAHKEK; encoded by the coding sequence ATGACGACACCCACCTGGGACCCCCAGCAGTACCTGCGCCACGCCGACCACCGGACCCGCCCGTTCCACGACCTCCTGGCCCGCATTCCCGAGCTGCCGGCCGCACCCGCACCCCGCATCGCGGACCTCGGCTGCGGAGCGGGCAACGTGACGGCCCTCCTCGCCGAGCGCTGGCCCGAGGCCCGCATCACGGGCTACGACAACTCCCCCCAGATGCTGGAACAGGCCCGCGCCCACGCCACCCCCTTCCTGGACTTCGCCGAGGCGGACGCCACCACCTGGACGCCGGCCGAACCGTACGACCTGATCGTCTCCAACGCCCTGCTCCAGTGGGTCCCCGGCCACGCCGACCGCTTCCCGGCCTGGCTGGACGCCATCACCCCCGGCGGTACGTTCGCCTTCCAGGTCCCCGGCAACTTCGACCAGCCCACGCACGTCCTGATGCGCGAACTGGCCGACTCCCCACGCTGGCGCTCCCGGCTGACCGGCATCCTGCGCCACGCCGACGCCGTCCTGACCCCCACCGGATACCTGGACGCGATCACCGCCCCCGGCGTCACGGCGGACGTCTGGGAGACCACCTACCTCCATCTGCTCCAGGGTGAGGACGCCGCCCTGGACTGGGTCAAGGGCACCGGTCTGCGCCCGGTCCTGACGGCGCTCGCGGACGACCCGCAGGCCAAGGACGCCTTCCTGGCCGAATACCGCGACGCGCTGCGCACCGCCTACCCGAAGGGCCCGCACGGCACCGTCTTCCCGTTCCGCCGCATCTTCGCCGTGGCCCACAAGGAGAAGTGA
- a CDS encoding VOC family protein: protein MIAAMDHVQLAAPAGSEDALRAFYVDALGMTEIPKPPVLAARGGCWFRTGPVQLHLGIEAEFRPAKKAHPGLRVSDIEAFAARLEAHGAPVRWDGDLPGHRRFFSHDPVGNRLEFLEPVDG from the coding sequence ATGATCGCCGCGATGGACCACGTCCAACTGGCCGCCCCGGCAGGCTCGGAGGACGCGTTGCGCGCCTTCTACGTGGACGCCCTCGGTATGACGGAGATCCCCAAGCCACCGGTCCTCGCAGCCCGCGGCGGCTGCTGGTTCCGGACGGGCCCCGTCCAGCTTCACCTGGGCATCGAAGCCGAGTTCCGTCCGGCGAAGAAGGCCCACCCGGGGCTGCGGGTCTCGGACATCGAGGCGTTCGCGGCGCGGCTGGAGGCGCACGGCGCACCGGTGCGGTGGGACGGCGACCTGCCGGGACACCGCCGGTTCTTCAGCCACGACCCGGTCGGCAACCGGCTGGAGTTCCTGGAACCGGTGGACGGCTGA
- the galT gene encoding galactose-1-phosphate uridylyltransferase yields the protein MKKTVTTLADGRELLYYDSRDDVVRDAVDRRPLDAVSTSSEIRRDPLLGDSVAIASHRQGRTYHPPADECPLCPSREGRLSEIPDDRYDVVVFENRFPSLAGDSGRCEVVCFTSDHDASFADLTEEQAALVLDAWTDRTAELAGFEQVKQVFCFENRGAEIGVTLGHPHGQIYAYPFVTPRTELMLRSMEAHRERTGGNLFDDIVARELADGDRVVLTGEHWVAFVPYAAHWPYEVHLHPRRRVPDLRELDEGARTEFAQIYLELLRRFDRIFGPGEPPTPYIAAWHQAPFGVRGREEFGLHLELFTIRRTSGKLKFLAGSESGMSVFINDVPPEAAAQRLREVASE from the coding sequence GTGAAGAAGACGGTTACGACGCTCGCCGACGGCCGGGAGCTGCTCTACTACGACAGCCGCGACGACGTGGTCCGGGACGCCGTCGACCGGCGGCCGCTGGACGCCGTATCGACCTCCTCCGAAATCCGCCGCGATCCCCTTCTCGGGGACAGCGTCGCCATCGCCTCGCACCGTCAGGGCCGCACGTACCACCCGCCGGCCGACGAGTGCCCGCTCTGCCCGTCCCGGGAGGGGCGGCTCAGCGAGATCCCCGACGACCGGTACGACGTGGTGGTCTTCGAGAACCGCTTCCCCTCGCTCGCGGGTGACTCGGGCCGGTGCGAGGTCGTCTGCTTCACCTCCGACCACGACGCGTCCTTCGCCGACCTCACCGAGGAGCAGGCGGCCCTGGTCCTCGACGCCTGGACCGACCGCACCGCCGAACTTGCCGGGTTCGAGCAGGTCAAGCAGGTGTTCTGCTTCGAGAACAGGGGCGCCGAGATAGGTGTGACGCTCGGCCATCCGCACGGGCAGATCTACGCGTACCCCTTCGTCACCCCGCGCACCGAGCTGATGCTCCGCTCGATGGAGGCGCACCGCGAGCGGACCGGCGGCAACCTCTTCGACGACATCGTGGCCCGCGAGCTGGCCGACGGCGATCGCGTGGTGCTGACCGGGGAGCACTGGGTGGCCTTCGTCCCGTACGCGGCGCACTGGCCGTACGAGGTGCATCTGCACCCGCGCCGGCGCGTTCCCGACCTGCGGGAACTCGACGAAGGCGCGCGCACGGAGTTCGCACAGATCTATCTGGAACTCTTGAGGCGATTCGACCGGATCTTCGGCCCCGGTGAGCCTCCGACCCCGTACATCGCGGCCTGGCATCAGGCGCCGTTCGGAGTCCGCGGGCGGGAGGAGTTCGGGCTTCACCTCGAGCTTTTCACCATCCGACGCACCTCCGGCAAGCTGAAGTTCCTCGCGGGTTCCGAGTCCGGCATGAGTGTGTTCATCAACGACGTGCCGCCGGAGGCCGCGGCCCAGCGACTGCGAGAGGTAGCGAGCGAGTGA
- a CDS encoding TetR/AcrR family transcriptional regulator, with translation MIDHVATDGSTSSEKNRPSSTRRTRRVRMTGKERREQLLDIGRILFADKGFEGTSVEEIAARAGVSKPVVYEHFGGKEGLYAVVVDREMRQLLDMVTSALTAGHPRELLEQAAFALLDYIETYTDGFRILVRDSPVAQSTGTFASLISDIATQVEDILGLEFKARGFDPKLAPLYAQALVGMVALTGQWWLNVRKPKKAEVAAHLVNLAWHGLENLESRPRLIGHRKN, from the coding sequence ATGATTGACCACGTGGCGACCGACGGCAGCACGAGCAGCGAGAAGAACCGTCCCTCCTCCACCCGGCGGACCCGCCGCGTGAGGATGACGGGCAAGGAGCGCCGCGAACAGCTGCTGGACATCGGCCGCATCCTCTTCGCCGACAAGGGATTCGAAGGCACCTCGGTCGAGGAGATCGCGGCCCGGGCCGGTGTCTCCAAGCCGGTGGTCTACGAACACTTCGGCGGCAAGGAGGGCCTGTACGCCGTCGTGGTGGACCGTGAGATGCGCCAGCTCCTCGACATGGTGACCAGCGCCCTGACGGCAGGGCACCCTCGCGAGCTCCTGGAACAGGCCGCGTTCGCACTGCTCGACTACATCGAGACGTACACGGACGGCTTCCGCATCCTGGTCCGCGACTCCCCCGTCGCCCAGTCGACGGGCACCTTCGCGTCGCTGATCAGCGATATCGCCACCCAGGTGGAGGACATCCTGGGCCTGGAGTTCAAGGCCCGGGGCTTCGACCCGAAGCTGGCCCCGCTGTACGCGCAGGCGCTGGTCGGCATGGTGGCGCTGACGGGCCAGTGGTGGCTGAACGTACGCAAGCCGAAGAAGGCGGAGGTCGCGGCGCATCTGGTGAACCTGGCCTGGCACGGCCTGGAGAATCTGGAGTCGAGGCCGCGGCTGATCGGCCACCGGAAGAACTGA
- the galK gene encoding galactokinase yields the protein MTDNAELVTAFTELYGTAPEGVWAAPGRVNLIGEYTDFNDGFVMPLALPHTARAAVTRRTDGELRLHSTDVPGGVVQLRVDELAPHSGHGWAAYPAGVVWALREAGHQVTGADIQLTSTVPTGAGLSSSAALEVVTALALNDLFELGLSASELAVLAQRAENAFVGVPCGVMDQMASACCTDGHALHLDTRDLTQRQVPFDLAAHGLRLLVVDTRVKHALGDGAYAERRAGCEAGARALGIGTLRDLPYDGLDAALDTLAESGADESVVRYVRHVVSDNARVEQVIALLDAGDVRAAGPVLTAGHVSLRDDLRVSCPELDLVVSAANAAGALGARMTGGGFGGSAIVLVEEADADAVTKSVLEAFTSAGYATPGVFPAVPSAGARRTG from the coding sequence ATGACCGACAACGCTGAGCTGGTCACCGCTTTCACCGAGCTGTACGGCACCGCACCCGAAGGAGTCTGGGCGGCGCCCGGCCGGGTCAACCTGATCGGCGAGTACACCGACTTCAACGACGGCTTCGTGATGCCGCTCGCGTTGCCGCACACGGCGCGCGCGGCCGTCACCCGCCGTACCGACGGCGAGCTGCGGCTGCACTCGACCGACGTGCCGGGCGGTGTCGTCCAGCTCCGTGTCGACGAGCTGGCCCCGCACTCCGGGCACGGCTGGGCGGCCTACCCGGCCGGCGTCGTCTGGGCACTGCGCGAGGCGGGCCACCAGGTCACCGGCGCGGACATCCAGCTGACCTCGACCGTCCCCACCGGCGCCGGACTCTCCTCGTCCGCCGCCCTCGAAGTGGTCACCGCGCTCGCGCTGAACGACCTCTTCGAGCTCGGCCTGTCCGCGTCCGAGCTGGCGGTGCTTGCGCAGCGCGCCGAGAACGCGTTCGTCGGCGTGCCGTGCGGGGTCATGGACCAGATGGCGTCGGCCTGCTGCACCGACGGCCACGCCCTGCACCTCGACACCCGTGACCTCACCCAGCGTCAGGTCCCGTTCGACCTGGCCGCGCACGGTCTGCGGCTGCTGGTCGTCGACACCCGGGTCAAGCACGCGCTGGGCGACGGCGCGTACGCGGAGCGGCGGGCCGGCTGCGAGGCGGGCGCGCGGGCGCTCGGCATCGGGACGCTGCGCGATCTTCCGTACGACGGTCTCGACGCCGCGCTCGACACCCTCGCCGAGTCCGGCGCCGACGAGTCGGTCGTGCGGTACGTACGCCATGTGGTCAGCGACAACGCACGGGTGGAGCAGGTCATCGCGCTGCTCGACGCGGGCGATGTGCGCGCCGCGGGCCCCGTCCTCACGGCGGGCCATGTCTCGCTCCGTGACGATCTGCGGGTCTCCTGCCCCGAACTGGACCTGGTGGTCTCCGCGGCGAACGCGGCCGGGGCGCTGGGGGCGCGGATGACCGGCGGCGGCTTCGGCGGGTCGGCGATCGTGCTGGTGGAGGAGGCGGACGCGGACGCGGTCACCAAGTCGGTGCTGGAGGCGTTCACTTCGGCGGGATACGCGACACCCGGGGTCTTTCCGGCGGTCCCGTCGGCAGGCGCCCGCCGCACCGGCTGA
- a CDS encoding GNAT family N-acetyltransferase, with translation MFLLETEVDKDRRLLLGERLHRSNRERSPELRALLATPAEHELPLEVWAMDGRGGLAGGLTGRTWAYWLHVDLLWVDDRHRGSGLGSQLLAEAERVAVTDRACTRSRLETWGFQAPGFYRKRGYEVIGQVENYPPGVTEFILTKTFG, from the coding sequence ATGTTTCTTCTTGAGACAGAAGTAGACAAAGATCGTCGCCTTCTGCTGGGTGAGCGGCTGCACCGCAGCAACAGGGAACGCTCCCCGGAGCTACGCGCCCTGCTCGCCACGCCCGCCGAGCACGAACTCCCGCTGGAGGTATGGGCGATGGACGGCCGAGGCGGGCTGGCCGGCGGGCTGACCGGACGCACCTGGGCGTACTGGCTCCATGTGGATCTGCTCTGGGTCGACGACCGGCACCGCGGCTCCGGCCTCGGCTCGCAACTGCTCGCCGAGGCCGAACGGGTGGCCGTGACGGACCGTGCCTGCACCCGCTCCCGGCTGGAGACCTGGGGGTTCCAGGCCCCCGGCTTCTACCGCAAGCGGGGGTACGAGGTGATCGGGCAGGTCGAGAACTACCCGCCCGGCGTCACCGAGTTCATCCTGACGAAGACCTTCGGCTGA
- a CDS encoding MarR family winged helix-turn-helix transcriptional regulator has translation MEDEVDRLVAAWRRERPDLDVEPLEVLSRVSRLARHLDRARRIAFSEHNLEPWEFDVLTSLRRAGAPYQLSPGQLLTQTLVTSGTMTNRIDRLTKKNLVERLPDPSDRRGVLVRLTAEGRDKADQSLAGLLAQERAILSELSRHQRGELASLLRQLTAPFDNIPG, from the coding sequence ATGGAGGACGAGGTCGACCGTCTGGTCGCTGCATGGCGCCGCGAGCGCCCCGACCTCGACGTGGAACCGCTCGAGGTGCTCAGCCGTGTCTCGCGCCTCGCCCGCCACCTCGACCGGGCCCGCCGGATCGCGTTCTCCGAACACAATCTTGAGCCGTGGGAGTTCGACGTACTGACGTCGCTGCGGCGCGCAGGTGCCCCGTATCAGCTCTCCCCCGGCCAGCTGCTGACGCAGACGCTGGTGACTTCGGGCACGATGACCAACCGTATCGACAGGCTGACCAAGAAGAACCTCGTCGAGCGGCTCCCCGACCCCAGCGACCGGCGGGGCGTGCTGGTCCGGCTCACCGCCGAGGGGCGCGACAAGGCCGACCAGTCGCTGGCCGGCCTGCTCGCCCAGGAGCGTGCCATCCTGAGCGAGCTCTCCCGCCACCAGCGTGGTGAACTGGCATCGCTGCTACGCCAGTTGACCGCCCCGTTCGACAACATCCCCGGGTAG
- the galE gene encoding UDP-glucose 4-epimerase GalE gives MSKPQSDPRLSPRKKYLVTGGAGYVGSVVAAHLLEAGHEVTVLDDLSTGFREGVPAGAEFIEGRIQDAARWLDPSYDGVLHFAAYSQVGESVTDPEKYWVNNVGGSTALLAAMRDAGVRTLVFSSTAATYGEPVSSPITESDPTAPTNPYGATKLAVDHMITGEAAAHGLAAVSLRYFNVAGAYGSHGERHSPESHLIPLVLQVALGRRESISVYGDDYPTPDGSCVRDYIHVADLAEAHLLALDAATAGEHLICNLGNGNGFSVREVIETVRKVTGHPVPETAAPRRAGDPAVLVASAATARERLGWQPSRADLAGIVSDAWTFARREEPTAP, from the coding sequence GTGAGCAAGCCCCAGAGCGACCCCCGGCTCAGCCCCCGGAAGAAGTACCTGGTCACAGGCGGCGCCGGCTATGTCGGCAGCGTGGTCGCCGCGCACCTCCTCGAAGCCGGTCACGAGGTGACCGTCCTCGACGACCTGTCGACCGGGTTCCGCGAGGGTGTCCCCGCCGGTGCCGAGTTCATCGAGGGCCGCATCCAGGACGCCGCGCGCTGGCTGGACCCCTCCTACGACGGGGTGCTGCACTTCGCCGCGTACTCCCAGGTCGGCGAGTCCGTCACCGACCCGGAGAAGTACTGGGTCAACAACGTCGGCGGATCCACCGCCCTGCTCGCCGCGATGCGTGACGCGGGCGTCCGCACCCTGGTCTTCTCCTCCACGGCCGCGACCTACGGCGAACCGGTGTCCAGCCCGATCACGGAGTCCGACCCGACCGCCCCCACCAATCCGTACGGCGCGACGAAACTGGCCGTCGACCACATGATCACAGGCGAGGCGGCCGCGCACGGACTGGCCGCGGTCTCGCTGCGCTACTTCAACGTGGCCGGGGCGTACGGCAGCCACGGGGAGCGGCACAGTCCCGAGTCGCATCTGATTCCGCTGGTCCTCCAGGTCGCGCTCGGCCGGCGCGAGTCGATCTCCGTCTACGGCGACGACTACCCGACCCCCGACGGCAGCTGCGTACGCGACTACATCCACGTCGCGGACCTCGCCGAGGCCCACCTCCTGGCCCTGGACGCGGCCACCGCGGGCGAACACCTGATCTGCAACCTCGGCAACGGCAACGGCTTCTCGGTACGCGAGGTCATCGAGACCGTCCGCAAGGTCACCGGCCATCCGGTCCCCGAGACCGCGGCCCCGCGCCGCGCCGGTGACCCGGCCGTGCTGGTCGCCTCCGCCGCCACCGCCAGGGAGCGGCTCGGCTGGCAGCCGAGCCGTGCCGACCTGGCCGGAATCGTCTCCGACGCCTGGACGTTCGCCCGCCGAGAGGAGCCCACCGCGCCATGA